Proteins found in one Panthera tigris isolate Pti1 chromosome B3, P.tigris_Pti1_mat1.1, whole genome shotgun sequence genomic segment:
- the CHRNA5 gene encoding neuronal acetylcholine receptor subunit alpha-5 isoform X3: MSAWGPSPAVLGLASRPLRLLLLFQLVAGRWGPAGAGGGAPGGLAEPSFVAKHEDSLLKDLFQDYERWVRPVEHLNDKIKIKFGLAISQLVDVDEKNQLMTTNVWLKQEWRDVKLRWRPGDYGGIKVIRVPSDSLWTPDIVLFDNADGRFEGASTKAVIRYDGTVTWTPPANYKSSCTIDVTFFPFDLQNCSMKFGSWTYDGSQVDLILEDQDVDKRDFFDNGEWEIVSATGSKGNRTDGSCWYPYVTYSFVIKRLPLFYTLFLIIPCIGLSFLTVLVFYLPSNEGEKLSLCTSVLVSLTVFLLVIEEIIPSSSKVIPLIGEYLVFTMIFVTLSIMVTVFAINIHHRSSSTHDAMAPWVRKVFLHKLPKLLCMRSHVDRYFAQKEETEGGSRPESSRNTLEAALDSIRYITRHVMKENDVREVVEDWKFIAQTALRTFFLHD, from the exons GGTTAGCCGAACCATCCTTTGTTGCAAAACATGAAGATAGTTTGTTAAAGGATTTATTTCAAGACTACGAAAGATGGGTTCGTCCTGTGGAACACctgaatgacaaaataaaaataaagtttggcCTGGCAATATCTCAATTAGTGGATGTG GATGAGAAAAATCAGTTAATGACAACGAATGTCTGGTTGAAACAG GAGTGGAGAGATGTAAAGTTAAGATGGCGCCCTGGCGACTATGGCGGAATAAAAGTTATACGCGTCCCTTCAGACTCTCTCTGGACCCCAGACATTGTTTTGTTTGATAA TGCAGATGGACGTTTTGAAGGGGCCAGCACGAAAGCGGTCATCAGGTATGATGGCACCGTCACCTGGACTCCACCGGCAAACTACAAAAGTTCTTGCACCATAGATGTCACGTTTTTCCCATTCGATCTCCAAAACTGCTCCATGAAATTTGGTTCTTGGACTTACGATGGATCACAGGTTGATCTAATTTTAGAGGACCAAGATGTGGACAAGAGAGATTTTTTTGACAATGGAGAATGGGAGATTGTGAGTGCAACgggaagcaaaggaaacagaacGGATGGCTCCTGCTGGTACCCTTATGTCACCTACTCATTTGTAATTAAGCGTCTGCCTCTCTTTTACACCTTGTTCCTTATTATACCCTGTATCGGGCTCTCGTTTTTAACCGTGCTTGTCTTCTATCTCCCCTCAAACGAAGGTGAGAAGCTCAGTCTCTGCACGTCAGTCCTGGTCTCTCTGACTGTCTTCCTTCTGGTTATCGAAGAGATCATACCCTCGTCTTCCAAAGTAATACCTCTGATTGGAGAGTATCTGGTGTTCACCATGATTTTTGTGACGCTGTCAATCATGGTGACTGTCTTCGCTATCAATATCCATCATCGTTCTTCCTCAACACACGATGCAATGGCACCTTGGGTCCGCAAGGTGTTTCTCCACAAGCTTCCCAAACTGCTGTGCATGAGGAGTCACGTAGACAGGTACTTCGCTcagaaagaggaaactgagggcgGTAGTAGACCAGAGTCTTCTAGAAACACATTGGAAGCTGCGCTTGATTCCATCCGCTACATTACAAGACACGTCATGAAGGAGAATGACGTCCGTGAG GTGGTTGAAGATTGGAAATTCATAGCACAG ACTGCCCTGAGAACATTTTTCCTGCATGACTGA
- the CHRNA5 gene encoding neuronal acetylcholine receptor subunit alpha-5 isoform X4, with the protein MTTNVWLKQEWRDVKLRWRPGDYGGIKVIRVPSDSLWTPDIVLFDNADGRFEGASTKAVIRYDGTVTWTPPANYKSSCTIDVTFFPFDLQNCSMKFGSWTYDGSQVDLILEDQDVDKRDFFDNGEWEIVSATGSKGNRTDGSCWYPYVTYSFVIKRLPLFYTLFLIIPCIGLSFLTVLVFYLPSNEGEKLSLCTSVLVSLTVFLLVIEEIIPSSSKVIPLIGEYLVFTMIFVTLSIMVTVFAINIHHRSSSTHDAMAPWVRKVFLHKLPKLLCMRSHVDRYFAQKEETEGGSRPESSRNTLEAALDSIRYITRHVMKENDVREVVEDWKFIAQVLDRMFLWTFLLVSIVGSLGLFVPVIYKWANIIVPVHIGDANK; encoded by the exons ATGACAACGAATGTCTGGTTGAAACAG GAGTGGAGAGATGTAAAGTTAAGATGGCGCCCTGGCGACTATGGCGGAATAAAAGTTATACGCGTCCCTTCAGACTCTCTCTGGACCCCAGACATTGTTTTGTTTGATAA TGCAGATGGACGTTTTGAAGGGGCCAGCACGAAAGCGGTCATCAGGTATGATGGCACCGTCACCTGGACTCCACCGGCAAACTACAAAAGTTCTTGCACCATAGATGTCACGTTTTTCCCATTCGATCTCCAAAACTGCTCCATGAAATTTGGTTCTTGGACTTACGATGGATCACAGGTTGATCTAATTTTAGAGGACCAAGATGTGGACAAGAGAGATTTTTTTGACAATGGAGAATGGGAGATTGTGAGTGCAACgggaagcaaaggaaacagaacGGATGGCTCCTGCTGGTACCCTTATGTCACCTACTCATTTGTAATTAAGCGTCTGCCTCTCTTTTACACCTTGTTCCTTATTATACCCTGTATCGGGCTCTCGTTTTTAACCGTGCTTGTCTTCTATCTCCCCTCAAACGAAGGTGAGAAGCTCAGTCTCTGCACGTCAGTCCTGGTCTCTCTGACTGTCTTCCTTCTGGTTATCGAAGAGATCATACCCTCGTCTTCCAAAGTAATACCTCTGATTGGAGAGTATCTGGTGTTCACCATGATTTTTGTGACGCTGTCAATCATGGTGACTGTCTTCGCTATCAATATCCATCATCGTTCTTCCTCAACACACGATGCAATGGCACCTTGGGTCCGCAAGGTGTTTCTCCACAAGCTTCCCAAACTGCTGTGCATGAGGAGTCACGTAGACAGGTACTTCGCTcagaaagaggaaactgagggcgGTAGTAGACCAGAGTCTTCTAGAAACACATTGGAAGCTGCGCTTGATTCCATCCGCTACATTACAAGACACGTCATGAAGGAGAATGACGTCCGTGAG GTGGTTGAAGATTGGAAATTCATAGCACAGGTGCTCGATCGGATGTTTCTATGGACTTTTCTTCTGGTTTCAATTGTTGGATCTCTTGGGCTTTTCGTTCCTGTTATTTATAAGTGGGCAAATATAATAGTACCAGTTCATATTGGAGATGCAAATAAGTGA
- the CHRNA5 gene encoding neuronal acetylcholine receptor subunit alpha-5 isoform X1 — MSAWGPSPAVLGLASRPLRLLLLFQLVAGRWGPAGAGGGAPGGLAEPSFVAKHEDSLLKDLFQDYERWVRPVEHLNDKIKIKFGLAISQLVDVDEKNQLMTTNVWLKQEWRDVKLRWRPGDYGGIKVIRVPSDSLWTPDIVLFDNADGRFEGASTKAVIRYDGTVTWTPPANYKSSCTIDVTFFPFDLQNCSMKFGSWTYDGSQVDLILEDQDVDKRDFFDNGEWEIVSATGSKGNRTDGSCWYPYVTYSFVIKRLPLFYTLFLIIPCIGLSFLTVLVFYLPSNEGEKLSLCTSVLVSLTVFLLVIEEIIPSSSKVIPLIGEYLVFTMIFVTLSIMVTVFAINIHHRSSSTHDAMAPWVRKVFLHKLPKLLCMRSHVDRYFAQKEETEGGSRPESSRNTLEAALDSIRYITRHVMKENDVREVVEDWKFIAQVLDRMFLWTFLLVSIVGSLGLFVPVIYKWANIIVPVHIGDANK, encoded by the exons GGTTAGCCGAACCATCCTTTGTTGCAAAACATGAAGATAGTTTGTTAAAGGATTTATTTCAAGACTACGAAAGATGGGTTCGTCCTGTGGAACACctgaatgacaaaataaaaataaagtttggcCTGGCAATATCTCAATTAGTGGATGTG GATGAGAAAAATCAGTTAATGACAACGAATGTCTGGTTGAAACAG GAGTGGAGAGATGTAAAGTTAAGATGGCGCCCTGGCGACTATGGCGGAATAAAAGTTATACGCGTCCCTTCAGACTCTCTCTGGACCCCAGACATTGTTTTGTTTGATAA TGCAGATGGACGTTTTGAAGGGGCCAGCACGAAAGCGGTCATCAGGTATGATGGCACCGTCACCTGGACTCCACCGGCAAACTACAAAAGTTCTTGCACCATAGATGTCACGTTTTTCCCATTCGATCTCCAAAACTGCTCCATGAAATTTGGTTCTTGGACTTACGATGGATCACAGGTTGATCTAATTTTAGAGGACCAAGATGTGGACAAGAGAGATTTTTTTGACAATGGAGAATGGGAGATTGTGAGTGCAACgggaagcaaaggaaacagaacGGATGGCTCCTGCTGGTACCCTTATGTCACCTACTCATTTGTAATTAAGCGTCTGCCTCTCTTTTACACCTTGTTCCTTATTATACCCTGTATCGGGCTCTCGTTTTTAACCGTGCTTGTCTTCTATCTCCCCTCAAACGAAGGTGAGAAGCTCAGTCTCTGCACGTCAGTCCTGGTCTCTCTGACTGTCTTCCTTCTGGTTATCGAAGAGATCATACCCTCGTCTTCCAAAGTAATACCTCTGATTGGAGAGTATCTGGTGTTCACCATGATTTTTGTGACGCTGTCAATCATGGTGACTGTCTTCGCTATCAATATCCATCATCGTTCTTCCTCAACACACGATGCAATGGCACCTTGGGTCCGCAAGGTGTTTCTCCACAAGCTTCCCAAACTGCTGTGCATGAGGAGTCACGTAGACAGGTACTTCGCTcagaaagaggaaactgagggcgGTAGTAGACCAGAGTCTTCTAGAAACACATTGGAAGCTGCGCTTGATTCCATCCGCTACATTACAAGACACGTCATGAAGGAGAATGACGTCCGTGAG GTGGTTGAAGATTGGAAATTCATAGCACAGGTGCTCGATCGGATGTTTCTATGGACTTTTCTTCTGGTTTCAATTGTTGGATCTCTTGGGCTTTTCGTTCCTGTTATTTATAAGTGGGCAAATATAATAGTACCAGTTCATATTGGAGATGCAAATAAGTGA
- the CHRNA5 gene encoding neuronal acetylcholine receptor subunit alpha-5 isoform X2 gives MPTQHFSHWSVIRNNRKLKTTQMPINGLAEPSFVAKHEDSLLKDLFQDYERWVRPVEHLNDKIKIKFGLAISQLVDVDEKNQLMTTNVWLKQEWRDVKLRWRPGDYGGIKVIRVPSDSLWTPDIVLFDNADGRFEGASTKAVIRYDGTVTWTPPANYKSSCTIDVTFFPFDLQNCSMKFGSWTYDGSQVDLILEDQDVDKRDFFDNGEWEIVSATGSKGNRTDGSCWYPYVTYSFVIKRLPLFYTLFLIIPCIGLSFLTVLVFYLPSNEGEKLSLCTSVLVSLTVFLLVIEEIIPSSSKVIPLIGEYLVFTMIFVTLSIMVTVFAINIHHRSSSTHDAMAPWVRKVFLHKLPKLLCMRSHVDRYFAQKEETEGGSRPESSRNTLEAALDSIRYITRHVMKENDVREVVEDWKFIAQVLDRMFLWTFLLVSIVGSLGLFVPVIYKWANIIVPVHIGDANK, from the exons GGTTAGCCGAACCATCCTTTGTTGCAAAACATGAAGATAGTTTGTTAAAGGATTTATTTCAAGACTACGAAAGATGGGTTCGTCCTGTGGAACACctgaatgacaaaataaaaataaagtttggcCTGGCAATATCTCAATTAGTGGATGTG GATGAGAAAAATCAGTTAATGACAACGAATGTCTGGTTGAAACAG GAGTGGAGAGATGTAAAGTTAAGATGGCGCCCTGGCGACTATGGCGGAATAAAAGTTATACGCGTCCCTTCAGACTCTCTCTGGACCCCAGACATTGTTTTGTTTGATAA TGCAGATGGACGTTTTGAAGGGGCCAGCACGAAAGCGGTCATCAGGTATGATGGCACCGTCACCTGGACTCCACCGGCAAACTACAAAAGTTCTTGCACCATAGATGTCACGTTTTTCCCATTCGATCTCCAAAACTGCTCCATGAAATTTGGTTCTTGGACTTACGATGGATCACAGGTTGATCTAATTTTAGAGGACCAAGATGTGGACAAGAGAGATTTTTTTGACAATGGAGAATGGGAGATTGTGAGTGCAACgggaagcaaaggaaacagaacGGATGGCTCCTGCTGGTACCCTTATGTCACCTACTCATTTGTAATTAAGCGTCTGCCTCTCTTTTACACCTTGTTCCTTATTATACCCTGTATCGGGCTCTCGTTTTTAACCGTGCTTGTCTTCTATCTCCCCTCAAACGAAGGTGAGAAGCTCAGTCTCTGCACGTCAGTCCTGGTCTCTCTGACTGTCTTCCTTCTGGTTATCGAAGAGATCATACCCTCGTCTTCCAAAGTAATACCTCTGATTGGAGAGTATCTGGTGTTCACCATGATTTTTGTGACGCTGTCAATCATGGTGACTGTCTTCGCTATCAATATCCATCATCGTTCTTCCTCAACACACGATGCAATGGCACCTTGGGTCCGCAAGGTGTTTCTCCACAAGCTTCCCAAACTGCTGTGCATGAGGAGTCACGTAGACAGGTACTTCGCTcagaaagaggaaactgagggcgGTAGTAGACCAGAGTCTTCTAGAAACACATTGGAAGCTGCGCTTGATTCCATCCGCTACATTACAAGACACGTCATGAAGGAGAATGACGTCCGTGAG GTGGTTGAAGATTGGAAATTCATAGCACAGGTGCTCGATCGGATGTTTCTATGGACTTTTCTTCTGGTTTCAATTGTTGGATCTCTTGGGCTTTTCGTTCCTGTTATTTATAAGTGGGCAAATATAATAGTACCAGTTCATATTGGAGATGCAAATAAGTGA